The Coraliomargarita parva region GCATGGCTTGGTAAAGAATGCAGAAGATTGGCCCTACCAAGGAGAGCTGAACAGCTTGCTCTGGCATGATTAGAACCTCAGCACGTCATACGCGCGCCAATGGAGGGCGGGCCTCCGTGACCGCTGCGGTGTTGTAAGGCCGGTTGTCAGCGGTGTTGTAGCGTGAGGTTCGGCAAGGTTCGCGGTTGCGACGGAGCGCAACCCTCCAGATGCGTATCATGATGTCGCGGGCTGCGTTGGAGGGCGGGCCTCCGTGGCCGCCGCGGTGTTGTCAGTTCGGTTGTCAGCGGTGTTGTAGCGTGAGGTCCGGCAAGGTTCGCGGTTGCGACGGAGCGCAACCCTCCAGATGCGTATCATGATGTCGCGGGCTGCGTTGGAGGGCGGGCCTCCGTGACCGCCGCGGTGTTGTAAGTCCGGTTGTCAGCGGTGTTGTGGCGTGAGGTCCGGCAAGGTTTGCGGTTGCGACGGAGCGCAACCCTCCAGATTGTGTTTCGTGACGTCGTGGGTTGCAATGGAGGGCGGGCCTCCGTGACCGCCGCGGTGTTGCAAGGCCGGTTGTCAGCGGTGTTGTAGCGTGAGGTCCGGCAAGGTTCGCGGTTGCGACAGCGCGCCGCCCTCCTAAAGAAGGACCGATGCGGACATGAACCTTAACGCGGGGCACCTACCTCAGTTGCGACCGAAATCTCCGTCGTAAACAACGAGCGTTGCGGGACCTTGGGGATCCCATAGGCGCGCTTGGCGAGCTCGTTCGAGACAATGTCCACGGCGGTCCGGCCAAGGAGCGTAAACTCGGGTGTGAATCCTGTTATGTCGGTTGCTTTCGGGTGCTTATAGAGAAAAACCTTGGGCAAGCGATCAAAGCCCTTGTGCTGGCCTTTCAGCCAATCGATGGGGTTGTCGATGACGAGGCTGTCCGGTTTGAACCGCTTGTGCCATTCCGCGTAATCCGCGACATTGCTTCCATGATACCAAAAGACGGCGTCCCGCACTTTGTCCGCTTGGGCGTTGTTGTCTTCCAAGAGCTGAAAGCGATAGCGGAGGACTTCGGAGAGCACCGGGTTTCCTTTGCGACTGTCAAATTCGGCATGGATGAGAAAGCCGATGCGCTTGCAGCCTTGGGCCTGCAAATAGCCGATGGATTCGCGTGTTTCCAGAATCAGGTCTTTTTGGACGCTGTGCAGATGCGGATTTCTCAAGCTTGCACCGATCACCACGCAGGCGAAGCGGTCCCATTCCACGGGAAGCGTGTCCACCGGGGTCTCCAGCGGGCCGATCACGATGGCCCGGATGCCCTTCGCCGCAAGAATTTGAAAAGTGCGCTTGGCACTGAGAGTGTCCTTACAATCGAAAAAGTGCTGTTCCGCTTTCAGGCCCACTTCCGTGGCCCGTTCCTGCACGGCGGCGAAGAGTTCCTCATTGAACGTTGAGGGGCAGTTCGTGAGGTAGGCGACAACCGTGCTGCCGGGGTTGGATCGTTTGCCGGACCTGGATTTCGCCAGTGCCCTAGAGAGGGTCGGGTCAATGTGATAGCCCAGTTTTTCGGCCACGGCGCGCACTTTGGCACGGGTGGATTCCTTGATCAATGGGCTGTCCTTCAGCGCGTAAGAGGCGGTGGATTTGGCAACGCCAGCGGCGTCGGCGACTTCCTTGAGTGATACGGGGCGTGGCATAAGGGAATTGCTACAAACTGGTTTGAACTGTTCAATTTGCAAGGCTATTGTTGACGGTCGGTGTGTGCCCTAGGTCTGTTGAATGTTTTCTTGCTTTGAACCTGTTGTTCGAAAGTTCCTTCGGGCTGTCGTCTGTTGCTCTTTGCCGCTGCTTGCGGCAACTGCCGTTGGTGAGGTCAACGGAAGTGCCCAGCCATGGAATGTTCTCTTCATCAATTTCGATGATATGCGCCCGGAAATCGGTGCCTATGGCAATACGGAGGTTATCACG contains the following coding sequences:
- a CDS encoding LacI family DNA-binding transcriptional regulator; translated protein: MPRPVSLKEVADAAGVAKSTASYALKDSPLIKESTRAKVRAVAEKLGYHIDPTLSRALAKSRSGKRSNPGSTVVAYLTNCPSTFNEELFAAVQERATEVGLKAEQHFFDCKDTLSAKRTFQILAAKGIRAIVIGPLETPVDTLPVEWDRFACVVIGASLRNPHLHSVQKDLILETRESIGYLQAQGCKRIGFLIHAEFDSRKGNPVLSEVLRYRFQLLEDNNAQADKVRDAVFWYHGSNVADYAEWHKRFKPDSLVIDNPIDWLKGQHKGFDRLPKVFLYKHPKATDITGFTPEFTLLGRTAVDIVSNELAKRAYGIPKVPQRSLFTTEISVATEVGAPR